The Phacochoerus africanus isolate WHEZ1 chromosome X, ROS_Pafr_v1, whole genome shotgun sequence genome has a segment encoding these proteins:
- the CT83 gene encoding kita-kyushu lung cancer antigen 1, with the protein MSIMFLLVSGVLFAFMFVYWKTGFQRNTGEMSSNLTSLALVRSSSSTRSTKSSTDKSLSVNSLSRDILTNFPHSVAMQKRILVNLRIVEYKLAELEQFLVTKGLNGALVNRKSTDELTECDDSGGSH; encoded by the exons ATGAGTATCATGTTTCTGCTAGTGAGCGGCGTTCTCTTCGCCTTCATGTTTGTCTATTGGAAAACCGGGTTTCAG AGAAACACTGGTGAAATGTCATCAAATTTGACTTCTCTTGCACTAGTAAGATCATCCTCTTCTACTCGGTCAACTAAGAGCAGTACTGATAAGAGTCTTTCAGTCAACAGTCTCTCTCGGGATATCTTAACTAATTTCCCACACTCAGTAGCCATGCAGAAGCGAATATTGGTAAACCTCAGGATCGTGGAATACAAGCTGGCTGAACTGGAACAATTCCTAGTTACTAAGGGTTTAAATGGTGCATTAGTTAACCGGAAATCCACTGATGAGCTTACAGAATGTGATGACAGTGGAGGCAGTCATTAA